The region TCACCATCGAGCACATGCGCGCGATGAAGGACCGGGCCATCGTCTGCAACATCGGCCACTTCGACAACGAGATCCAGGTCGCATCGCTCAAGAACCTGAAGTGGAACAACGTGAAGCCGCAGGTGGACGAGATCGAATTCCCCGACGGGCACCGGATCATCCTGCTGTCGGAAGGCCGCCTCGTGAACCTGGGCAACGCCATGGGCCACCCGTCCTTCGTGATGTCGGCCTCGTTCACCAACCAGACGCTGGCCCAGATCGAGCTCTTCGCCAACCAGGGCAAGTACGAGCGCAAGGTCTACACCCTGCCCAAGCACCTGGACGAGAAGGTCGCCGCCCTGCATCTGGAGAAGATCGGCGTGAAGCTCACCAAGCTGCGCCCCGACCAGGCGTCCTATATCGGCGTGTCCGAGCAGGGCCCGTTCAAGCCGGATCACTACCGCTACTGATGGGATAAGCTCCTCGCGAACGATAAAAGCCCGGCTTCAAGCCGGGCTTTTTTCTTGCTGCATGCGTGGCCGGCCAGGACGACATGAGACGCCGTCGAATCGAACAAACTGTCGCACCCGCATGTGTGTGTCACAAATGCAATATGGTTCGAGGAATTGCACACAGGTTCTCCAAAGGAAGTTTAAGCCGGTGTTAACCCTCTTCCTGGCGGAGTCGGGGGTAGTCTAGAGTGAACACGAATCGACCGGCTGTGCTGTGGCTTCGAACCTGCGCCGGCAGTTCCGTTCATGCGTAGACGGTTGACCTCTGCAGCGCCGCAAGGCGTCGCCGGGATCGATCCAACTTGGCCATGATTTTTCGGCCGCCAACAAAGGAAGGGCAGCACGGCATGGCCGGGCAACGGGAGCGTCATAGCGGCAACAGCGATGGGAGAGGCTCCCTCGTCGGTTCGGCCCGCGTTCCCCTGTCCCTGGCGCTCCTGGCCGGCACCTCCCAGGCGGCCCTCGCCAACGACCTGCTGCGGCCGATCACGGACGGAGCCTCGGACCTTCTCGGCTTCCTGAACGGATTCGACCTGCACAACGCGGTCTATTTCGGCCTCTTCATGGGCCTCGTGGCCGTCTCGACCACGACCGCCCTGCTGCTGATGCACGAGCGCAAGCGCGCCGCCCGGATGGAGCGGCGCCTGCGCAACGAACTCGACGCCCTGCGCGGCTCGGACGATCTCGCGACCCTGCTCATGGGATCGGAGCGCCAGCTCCTCGTGAGCTGGCACGGGCGGGACGGGGAGCCGCGCTTCCAGGGCGACCCCACCATCGTGGGCGAGAACGCCTCGGCCCATCGCGCCCTCGCTTTCGGCACCTGGCTCGCCCCGGCCGACGCCACCATGGTCGAGGGCGCCCTCGAACAGCTCAAGGAGCGCGGCCAGGCGTTCCGCCTGACGGGGCGCTGCACCGCGGGCAGCCGCTTCGTCGACGTGGAGGGCCGCACCATCGGCGGGCGGGCGCTCCTGCGCCTGCGGGACGTGACCGGCGACCGGGCCGAACTCATGAAGGTGCAGGGCCAGCTCGCGGTGGCGCGCAGCGACCTCCGCTCCATGACGATGCTGCTCGACGACGTGGCCTATCCGCTCTGGATCCGCGACACGGACGACAAGCTGCTCTGGGCCAACCAGGCCTATCTGCGCTCCGTCGAGGCCAAGAATCTCGACGACGCCATCGCCCGCTCCCTCGAACTCCTCGGCACCGGCACCCGGGACGAGGCGCGGCGGCAGCGCCTGTCCGGCATCACCTATTCGGGCCGGGTCACGGCCGTCGTCGCGGGCCATCGCGCAGTGCTCGACGTGATCGAGCGCCCGACCGCCGGCGGCAGCGCGGGCATCGCGGTGGACGTGTCCGAACTCGAAGCGGTGCGCACCGATCTGCAGCGCCAGATGGATGCCCATGTGCGCACCCTGGATCAGCTTCCGACGGCCGTCGCGATCTTCGACGGGTCTCAGACCCTCATCTTCAGCAACGCCGCCTATCAGCGCCTCTGGGGGCTGGACGCCGCGTTTCTGGCCTCGCGCCCCACGGACAGCGAGGTGCTCGACAAGCTGCGCACCGGCCGCAAGCTTCCAGAACAGGCGGATTTCCGCGCCTGGAAGACCGAGTTCCTGCAGGGCTACCATTCGGTCGAGCAGCAGGAGACCTGGTGGCACCTGCCGGACCGGCGCACCCTGCGCGTGGTCATCAACCCCAATCCGCAGGGCGGCGTCACGTACCTGTTCGACGATGTGAGCGAGCGCTTCGAGCTCGCCTCGCAGGTCCATTCGCTGACCCGCGTCCAGTCCGAGACCCTGGATACGCTCAAGGAAGGCGTGGCCGTGTTCGGCTCCGACGGGCGCCTCAAGCTGCACAACCGCGCCTTCGCCGACATGTGGAACCTCTCGCCCGAGATGACGGCGGAGAACCCGCATATCGACACGATCATCAGGGCCGCCCGCCTGCTGGCGCCGCAGGACGAGCCTTGGATCGACATTCGCGGCGCAGTGGCGGGCCTCGCCGACATGCGCATGGGCCTCACCTGCCGCATCGAACGCCACGACGGTACCGCGCTCGACTGCGCAGCCCAGCCCCTGCCCGACGGCGCGACGCTCCTGAGCTTCACGGACGTGACCGCGAGCGTGAACGTGGAGCGCGCGCTCACCGAGCGCAACGAGGCGCTGGAACGCGCCTCGCGGCTGCGCGACGAGTTCGTGCACCACGTGTCCTACGAGCTGCGCTCGCCGCTCACCAACATCATCGGCTTCACGCAATTGCTCGGCGACGAGACGGTGGGCGCCCTCAATCCGCGCCAGCGCGACTACGCGGACCACATCATGCGGTCCTCGGCATCGCTGCTCGCGATTTTGAACGACATTCTCGATCTCGCGTCCATCGACACGGGCTCGCTGGAGCTGACGCCGGAAATCGTCGACATCCGCTCCACCATCGAGGCGGCCATGCGCGGCCTCGAGGACCGGCTGGCGGAATCCTCGCTCAACCTGGTCATCGACACGCCGGACGACATCGGCACCTTCGTGGCCGACGGCAAGCGCGTGCGCCAGATCCTGTTCAACCTGCTCTCCAACGCGGTCGGCTTCTCGTCGCCCGGCCAGACGATCCAGGTGTCGGCGCGCAAGCGCGGCGGCGAGGTGATCTTCGACGTGAAGGACCAGGGACGCGGCATTCCGCCCGAGATCAAGGCGCGCATCTTCGAGCGGTTCGAGAGCCATACGCTGGGAACGCGCCATCGCGGCGTGGGCCTGGGGCTGTCCATCGTGCGGTCCTTCGTGGAGCTGCATGGCGGGCGCATCGAGGTGTCGTCCACGCCCGGCCTCGGCACCACGGTCACGTGCATCTTCCCCAATGACCGGCACGAGACCCCCTCCGATGGCCGATCCGCGCAATCTGCGCTAACTCCAATCGCAGCCGAGTAGGAACAGCGATGGTGAATGGACTGGCCCTCATGCCCGAGCAGGACCTTTTGCAAGCCGCATGGATCGTGACGCTTCCCGACCACCAGTCGACGGAGCGCTTCGCGCGGATCCTGGCCGAAGAACTGAAACCGGGGGATCTCGTGACCCTGTCGGGCGGCCTCGGCGCCGGCAAGACCACGCTGGCCCGCGCCCTGGTGCGGATTCTGGCGGGCGATCCGGAGCTCGAGGTTCCAAGCCCCACCTTCACACTGATGCAGGTCTATGACGGCCAGCAGCCCCCTATTGTCCACGCGGATTTCTACCGTCTCTCCGGCGGCTACGAACTCGCGGAGCTGGGCTGGGACGAAATGACGGAGAACGCCATCGCCCTCGTCGAATGGCCGGAGCGCGCCGACGACGCGCTCAACCCCGAGCATCTCGACATCCGGCTCGATTTCGCACCCGGCAGCCAGGGCCGCGGCCGCCTTGCGATGCTCACCGGAACCGGCACCTTCGCGTCGCGGCTCCAGCGCATGAAGGCCTATCGCGGCCTCGTCGAGCGCTGCGGCTGGGGCGATGCAAAGCGCCAGCCCATGCAGAGCGACGCCTCCGTGATCCGCTCCTACGAGCGCCTCGTGAAGCCCGACGGCTCGACCGCGCTGCTGATGATCTCGCCCCCGCGTCCGGTCGGCCCCGCCGTGCGGCGCGGCAAGCCCTACACGACCATCGCGAAGCTCGCCGAGACGGTGCATGCCTTCGTGGCGATGGACAAGGGACTGCGCGCCCTCGGCTTCAGCGCGCCCTACATCTACGGCGAGGATCTCGATGCGGGCCTTCTCCTCATCGAGGATCTCGGCTCGGAGCCCTT is a window of Microvirga lotononidis DNA encoding:
- a CDS encoding sensor histidine kinase; this translates as MAGQRERHSGNSDGRGSLVGSARVPLSLALLAGTSQAALANDLLRPITDGASDLLGFLNGFDLHNAVYFGLFMGLVAVSTTTALLLMHERKRAARMERRLRNELDALRGSDDLATLLMGSERQLLVSWHGRDGEPRFQGDPTIVGENASAHRALAFGTWLAPADATMVEGALEQLKERGQAFRLTGRCTAGSRFVDVEGRTIGGRALLRLRDVTGDRAELMKVQGQLAVARSDLRSMTMLLDDVAYPLWIRDTDDKLLWANQAYLRSVEAKNLDDAIARSLELLGTGTRDEARRQRLSGITYSGRVTAVVAGHRAVLDVIERPTAGGSAGIAVDVSELEAVRTDLQRQMDAHVRTLDQLPTAVAIFDGSQTLIFSNAAYQRLWGLDAAFLASRPTDSEVLDKLRTGRKLPEQADFRAWKTEFLQGYHSVEQQETWWHLPDRRTLRVVINPNPQGGVTYLFDDVSERFELASQVHSLTRVQSETLDTLKEGVAVFGSDGRLKLHNRAFADMWNLSPEMTAENPHIDTIIRAARLLAPQDEPWIDIRGAVAGLADMRMGLTCRIERHDGTALDCAAQPLPDGATLLSFTDVTASVNVERALTERNEALERASRLRDEFVHHVSYELRSPLTNIIGFTQLLGDETVGALNPRQRDYADHIMRSSASLLAILNDILDLASIDTGSLELTPEIVDIRSTIEAAMRGLEDRLAESSLNLVIDTPDDIGTFVADGKRVRQILFNLLSNAVGFSSPGQTIQVSARKRGGEVIFDVKDQGRGIPPEIKARIFERFESHTLGTRHRGVGLGLSIVRSFVELHGGRIEVSSTPGLGTTVTCIFPNDRHETPSDGRSAQSALTPIAAE
- the tsaE gene encoding tRNA (adenosine(37)-N6)-threonylcarbamoyltransferase complex ATPase subunit type 1 TsaE, translated to MVNGLALMPEQDLLQAAWIVTLPDHQSTERFARILAEELKPGDLVTLSGGLGAGKTTLARALVRILAGDPELEVPSPTFTLMQVYDGQQPPIVHADFYRLSGGYELAELGWDEMTENAIALVEWPERADDALNPEHLDIRLDFAPGSQGRGRLAMLTGTGTFASRLQRMKAYRGLVERCGWGDAKRQPMQSDASVIRSYERLVKPDGSTALLMISPPRPVGPAVRRGKPYTTIAKLAETVHAFVAMDKGLRALGFSAPYIYGEDLDAGLLLIEDLGSEPFTDAKGPIPERYAEATRVLAQLHGQTLPQVLPVADGIDHAIPPYDLEALLIEVELLLDWYVPHIIGTQLSGSARAEFVNLWTETLGEVLAAPATWTLRDYHSPNLIWLPKRDGLQRVGMIDFQDAVLGSPAYDVASLLQDARVTVPPELELKLIGLYARDRKAADPDFDVSAFARAYAIMAGQRATKILGIFARLDRRDGKPHYLKHLPRIEAYLIRNLAHPALGKLKVWYENYLPRLIPQADELPPES